In a genomic window of Bicyclus anynana chromosome 5, ilBicAnyn1.1, whole genome shotgun sequence:
- the LOC112043679 gene encoding thioredoxin domain-containing protein 17 — protein MTTVVEIKGFDEFAKYAENIPANDPLVLFYFSGSKLPNGSSWCPDCVEAEPIIKTFLTEVKKDVKFVYVDVGDREYWKDRACPFRTDSRTKLMVIPTLIKWKGVQRLEGSQCCNRELLQMLFEDDD, from the exons ATGACTACAGTCGTAGAAATCAAAGGGTTTGATGAGTTCGCAAAATATGCTGAAAACATTCCCGCGAATGACCCCTTAGTATTGTTTTACTTTAGCGGCTCCAAACTGCCAAACGGCAGTAGTTGGTGTCCTGATTGCGTTGAAG CTGAACCAATTATCAAAACATTTCTAACAGAAGTCAAGAAAGATGTAAAATTTGTTTATGTGGATGTGGGGGATAGAGAATA CTGGAAGGACAGAGCGTGCCCGTTCAGAACAGATAGTAGAACAAAGCTCATGGTAATTCCAACTCTAATAAAATGGAAGGGAGTGCAAAGGTTGGAGGGCAGCCAGTGTTGTAACCGGGAACTTCTACAGATGCTGTTTGAAGATGATGACTAA
- the LOC112043671 gene encoding uncharacterized protein LOC112043671 — protein MDTKHTPMRAKTMAELLPGIKHILSKETVMLLSSQKKPNAGVRQTQTGKNLKPMKIAEILALKGPTPRAVNHQPPQTKMKTWNSSVKVDKTKQLTKHNEQKYNTVRKTLNFQQKASIVPANNRATTVGPMARKSIYPQVKSKGNTINRISGVCKIPDTPLSIKPLPNRVVKMKNVSFKSNSDDSFLQKEKEINDFEAKSNALADEPTLERIDEISPPISTPFHDYRNVRDYFNQSEADNSVAWNNDTLMLFDKVSEIKDNTQREESVIVSLCELLNKATVTSNNDNNRNIVDADEIERQIVNDIKVIDNVIVILKGFKEEKLKFLQHNRKLKQQVTEPNICNDTILEKENIAPNITEKNESAAAIIKEITKVKEEITSPERNPIIKRPTVIKSRSPSYKIPKKSICLRQKVFHKSMPNISDMPVTPNRNTDKALSMYMQIKEKMSFLNTPLAKPRNDTPDTPALTSRNLQTQLDKLYNDI, from the exons ATGGATACAAAGCACACTCCTATGCGCGCTAAAACTATGGCAGAATTGTTACCTGGCATTAAAC ATATTTTGTCCAAGGAAACAGTGATGTTGCTCAGTTCGCAGAAAAAACCGAATGCTGGTGTCCGGCAAACTCAAACTGGAAAAAATTTGAAACCCATGAAAATTGCAGAAATATTAG CCTTAAAAGGACCCACTCCCAGAGCGGTCAACCATCAGCCACCTCAAACTAAAATGAAAACTTGGAATTCATCTGTGAAAGTGGATAAAACTAAGCAACTTACCAAACATAacgaacaaaaatataatacagtgAGAAAAACGCTGAATTTCCAACAAAAAGCCAGTATTGTT CCAGCCAACAACAGAGCTACTACAGTAGGACCAATGGCCAGGAAATCTATTTATCCACaag TTAAATCTAAAGGAAATACTATCAATAGAATAAGTGGTGTATGCAAGATACCTGATACACCACTCTCAATAAAACCATTACCAAATAGAGTTGTAAAAATGAAGAATGTCTCATTCAAATCCAACAGTGACGACAGTTTCTTACAGAAAGAGAAAGAGATTAATGATTTTGAAGCTAAATCTAATGCTTTAGCTGACGAACCAACTTTGGAAAGAATTGATGAAATTTCACCACCAATTTCAACACCATTTCATGATTATAGAAATGTGAGAGATTACTTTAATCAGAGTGAAGCTGATAACTCTGTTGCATGGAACAATGACACTTTGATGTTATTTGATAAAGTGTCAGAGATCAAAGACAATACTCAAAGAGAAGAAAGTGTCATAGTGTCTCTGTGTGAACTGCTaaataaagctactgttacaagTAATAATGACAACAATCGAAACATTGTTGATGCGGACGAAATTGAAAGACAGATTGTGAATGATATAAAAGTTATTGACaatgttattgtaatattaaaaggTTTCAAAGAGGAAAAGCTCAAGTTTTTGCAGCATAACAGGAAATTGAAACAGCAAGTGACTGAACCAAACATATGTAATGACACCATTttggaaaaagaaaatattgctCCTAATATAACAGAAAAAAACGAATCAGCAGCAGcaattataaaagaaattacTAAAGTCAAAGAAGAAATAACCAGCCCTGAAAGGAACCCTATTATTAAAAGACCGACAGTTATCAAATCAAGATCACCATCTTATAAAATcccaaaaaaaagtatttgtttGAGACAAAAAGTGTTCCACAAATCTATGCCCAACATTTCTGATATGCCAGTGACACCTAATAGAAATACTGATAAAGCTCTGAGTATGTATATGCAGATTAAAGAAAAGATGTCATTTCTCAATACTCCTTTGGCGAAACCACGCAATGACACTCCAGATACTCCTGCACTAACATCTCGCAATCTGCAAACCCAATTAGATAAATTGTATAATGACATCTGA